Proteins encoded within one genomic window of Burkholderiaceae bacterium:
- a CDS encoding Oxygen-independent coproporphyrinogen-III oxidase-like protein YggW, which translates to MPLPDLQHYMRPGTLQLAALPPLALYVHMPWCIHKCPYCDFNSHQRPDGAWPERRYVDALIADLEAALPLVWGRPVRSVFLGGGTPSLFSPAAIERLLGAVRARLPLEPGCEITLEANPGSFEKDRFRAFRGAGVTRLSVGVQSFNDAHLKTLGRVHDRAQALAAASEAAASFDTFNLDIMYALPHQTLQDAEQDIQTALGLGPHHISIYHLTIEPNTYFAKFPPAVPEDDLAYAMLDRITELTAAAGLERYEVSAYARPGHRCAHNLNYWQFGDYLGIGAGAHGKLSFAHRIVRQVRVREPMLYMERALAGTAVASEQEVGRGDLAFEFMLNALRLKDGFELPWFSERTGLAPTAIQQGLAEAERKGLIERDFARVKPTARGFDFLSDLQSLFLTG; encoded by the coding sequence ATGCCGCTGCCCGACCTGCAGCATTACATGCGGCCCGGCACCTTGCAGCTGGCGGCGCTGCCGCCGCTCGCGCTGTACGTGCACATGCCGTGGTGCATCCACAAATGCCCGTATTGCGACTTCAACTCGCACCAGCGGCCCGATGGCGCCTGGCCCGAGCGGCGTTATGTCGATGCGCTGATCGCGGATCTGGAGGCGGCGCTGCCGTTGGTCTGGGGCCGTCCGGTGCGCAGCGTGTTCCTCGGCGGCGGCACGCCGAGCCTGTTCTCGCCCGCGGCGATCGAGCGGCTGCTCGGCGCGGTGCGCGCGCGGCTGCCGCTCGAGCCCGGCTGCGAGATCACGCTGGAGGCCAACCCCGGCAGCTTCGAGAAGGACCGCTTCAGGGCGTTCCGCGGCGCGGGCGTGACGCGCCTGTCAGTGGGCGTGCAAAGCTTCAACGATGCGCACCTGAAGACACTGGGCCGGGTGCACGACCGGGCCCAGGCGCTTGCCGCCGCGTCCGAGGCGGCGGCCTCGTTCGACACCTTCAACCTCGACATCATGTACGCGCTGCCCCACCAGACGCTACAAGATGCAGAGCAGGACATCCAGACAGCGCTTGGGCTCGGGCCCCATCACATCTCGATCTATCACCTGACGATCGAACCCAACACCTATTTCGCCAAGTTCCCGCCCGCCGTGCCCGAGGACGACCTGGCCTACGCCATGCTGGATCGCATCACGGAACTGACCGCTGCGGCGGGGCTGGAACGCTACGAAGTCTCGGCCTACGCGCGGCCCGGCCACCGCTGCGCGCACAACCTGAACTACTGGCAGTTCGGCGACTATCTGGGCATCGGCGCGGGCGCGCACGGCAAGCTCAGCTTCGCGCACCGCATCGTGCGCCAGGTGCGGGTTCGCGAGCCGATGCTGTACATGGAGCGCGCGCTCGCGGGCACGGCGGTCGCGTCGGAGCAGGAGGTCGGCCGCGGCGATCTCGCGTTCGAGTTCATGCTGAACGCGCTGCGCCTGAAAGACGGCTTCGAGCTGCCGTGGTTTTCCGAACGCACCGGGCTCGCACCGACCGCCATTCAGCAAGGGCTGGCCGAGGCCGAACGCAAGGGCCTGATCGAGCGCGACTTCGCCAGGGTCAAGCCGACCGCGCGCGGCTTCGATTTTTTGAGCGACCTGCAGTCGCTGTTCCTGACCGGCTGA
- a CDS encoding Nucleoside 5-triphosphatase RdgB (dHAPTP, dITP, XTP-specific): protein MKIVLASNNPGKLAELQAMFEPMGVELVRQSELGIPEADEPFRTFVENALAKARHAARASGLPALADDAGLCVDAFGGLPGVDTAYYATQFGYAKGDANNVRALLEQMQGVADRRAALVSTLVALRSADDPEPLIAVGRAVGRITLEPIGENGFGFDPVMFIPELGRTFAQLAPEVKLAHSHRGRAARQMLALMRERWSN, encoded by the coding sequence ATGAAAATCGTGCTCGCATCGAACAACCCGGGCAAGCTCGCCGAACTGCAGGCGATGTTCGAGCCGATGGGCGTCGAGCTGGTGCGCCAGAGCGAGCTCGGCATCCCGGAGGCCGACGAGCCGTTTCGCACCTTCGTCGAGAACGCGCTGGCGAAAGCGCGCCATGCGGCCCGCGCGAGCGGCCTGCCGGCGCTCGCGGACGATGCGGGCCTGTGCGTCGATGCGTTCGGCGGCCTGCCCGGCGTCGACACCGCGTACTACGCGACGCAGTTCGGCTACGCGAAGGGCGACGCGAACAACGTGCGCGCGCTGCTCGAGCAGATGCAGGGCGTCGCCGATCGCCGCGCCGCGCTGGTCAGCACGCTGGTCGCGCTGCGCTCGGCCGACGACCCGGAACCGCTGATCGCGGTCGGCCGCGCGGTGGGCCGGATCACGTTGGAGCCAATCGGCGAGAACGGTTTCGGCTTCGATCCGGTGATGTTCATTCCGGAACTCGGCCGGACCTTCGCGCAGCTCGCGCCCGAGGTGAAGCTCGCGCACAGCCACCGCGGCCGCGCCGCGCGTCAGATGCTGGCGCTGATGCGGGAGAGGTGGAGCAACTGA
- a CDS encoding Ribonuclease PH — protein sequence MSEFQRSGERAADQLRPVRITRRYTMHAEGSVLVEFGNTRVLCTASVEEKVPPHKRGSGEGWVTAEYGMLPRATHTRSDREAARGKQSGRTQEIQRLIGRSLRAVFDLKRLGERTIALDCDVLQADGGTRTAAITGAWVAAQDAIAGLLAERRIADLPIRDQVAAVSVGIVQGTPLLDLEYTEDSACDTDMNVVMTGAGNYVEVQGTAEGAAFTRAQMDALLALAEKGIAELIRLQRVSLLNQ from the coding sequence ATGAGCGAATTTCAGCGCAGCGGCGAGCGCGCCGCGGACCAGTTACGGCCGGTGCGCATCACGCGCCGCTACACCATGCATGCCGAAGGCTCGGTGCTGGTCGAGTTCGGCAACACGCGCGTGCTGTGCACCGCGTCGGTCGAGGAGAAGGTGCCGCCGCACAAGAGGGGCAGCGGCGAGGGCTGGGTGACCGCCGAATACGGCATGCTGCCGCGCGCGACCCACACTCGCAGCGACCGCGAGGCGGCGCGCGGCAAGCAGAGCGGCCGCACGCAGGAGATCCAGCGGCTGATCGGCCGCAGCCTGCGCGCGGTGTTCGATCTGAAGCGCCTGGGCGAACGCACGATCGCGCTCGACTGCGACGTGCTGCAGGCCGATGGCGGCACGCGCACGGCGGCGATCACCGGCGCCTGGGTCGCGGCGCAGGACGCGATCGCCGGACTGCTGGCAGAGCGCCGGATTGCCGACTTGCCGATCCGCGACCAGGTGGCCGCGGTCTCGGTCGGCATCGTGCAGGGCACCCCGCTGCTGGACCTGGAGTACACCGAGGACTCGGCCTGCGACACCGACATGAACGTGGTGATGACCGGCGCCGGAAACTATGTCGAGGTGCAGGGCACGGCCGAAGGCGCGGCGTTCACCCGCGCGCAGATGGATGCGCTGCTTGCGCTGGCCGAGAAGGGGATCGCGGAGCTGATTCGCCTGCAACGGGTATCACTATTAAATCAATAG
- a CDS encoding Protein phosphatase 2C-like produces MKFSVFQVSRKGGREKNEDRMGYCYTRSSGLFLLADGMGGHPEGEVASQLALRTASALYQKQARPTVEDVPGFLRSALLTAHRQILRYAGEKGMLDTPRTTLVAAVVQGAVATWIHCGDSRLYLVRGGELLMRTRDHSYLEHRPAGEPRVINRNVLFTCLGSPSTPLFDVTGPIPLQQGDKVLLCSDGLWGTLAEAEIVHELSAHPVSQAVPELVERALRSGGVRSDNVTAIAIEWETPDAFESTRGISTDSIHDGEFASTIQSGVPDPLAVDLDDAAIERSIAEINEAIRRAGKR; encoded by the coding sequence ATGAAGTTTTCGGTGTTCCAGGTCAGCCGCAAAGGGGGCCGGGAGAAGAACGAAGACCGGATGGGTTACTGCTACACCCGGTCGTCGGGCCTGTTCCTGCTGGCCGACGGCATGGGCGGGCACCCGGAAGGCGAGGTCGCTTCGCAGCTCGCGCTGCGCACCGCGTCGGCGCTGTACCAGAAGCAGGCGCGCCCCACGGTCGAAGACGTGCCGGGGTTCCTGCGCTCCGCGCTGCTCACCGCGCACCGCCAGATCCTGCGCTATGCCGGCGAGAAAGGCATGCTCGACACGCCGCGCACGACGCTGGTCGCGGCCGTGGTGCAGGGGGCGGTCGCGACCTGGATCCATTGCGGCGATTCGCGGCTCTATCTGGTGCGCGGCGGCGAACTGCTGATGCGCACGCGCGACCATTCGTACCTCGAACACCGGCCGGCCGGCGAGCCGCGCGTGATCAACCGCAACGTGTTGTTCACCTGTCTCGGCTCGCCAAGCACGCCGCTGTTCGACGTGACCGGGCCGATCCCGCTGCAGCAGGGCGACAAGGTCCTGCTCTGCTCCGACGGGCTGTGGGGCACGCTCGCCGAAGCCGAGATCGTGCACGAACTGAGCGCGCATCCGGTGTCGCAGGCAGTGCCCGAACTGGTCGAGCGGGCGCTGCGCTCGGGCGGTGTGCGCAGCGACAACGTGACCGCGATCGCGATCGAATGGGAGACGCCGGATGCGTTCGAGTCGACGCGCGGCATTTCCACCGACAGCATCCACGACGGCGAGTTCGCCTCGACGATCCAGTCCGGCGTGCCCGACCCGCTGGCCGTCGACCTGGACGATGCGGCGATCGAGCGCTCGATCGCCGAAATCAACGAAGCGATCCGGCGCGCCGGGAAAAGGTAG
- a CDS encoding Serine/threonine protein kinase, giving the protein MSKVKPAPLPPDTVIGGYRVVRKVSAGGFGVVYLAVDGEGQQVAVKEYLPASLAARDPGALLPQVQPEKLSLYRLGLKSFFEEGRSLAQISHPSVVSVLNFFRENETVYMVMNYLEGATLQDFIITARELKKQKVFRESTIRSLYDEILRGLRIVHQHKMLHLDIKPANVFITDDNKAVMIDFGAAREVLSKEGNFIRPMYTPGFAAPEMYRRDSSMGPWTDIYAIGACIYACMQGYPPNDAPQRLEKDRLGLALSRLRGVYSDNLIEVVEWCMSLDPLSRPQSVFALQKELSRENERRYTKLTVGEKMRLQLDSIVTDTKKNLRNVTVFGARTK; this is encoded by the coding sequence ATGTCAAAGGTCAAACCCGCTCCGTTGCCGCCGGACACGGTCATCGGGGGCTACCGCGTGGTGCGCAAGGTGTCCGCCGGCGGCTTCGGCGTGGTGTACCTGGCAGTCGACGGCGAGGGCCAGCAGGTCGCGGTCAAGGAGTATCTGCCGGCGTCGCTGGCGGCCCGCGATCCGGGCGCGCTGCTGCCGCAGGTGCAGCCCGAAAAACTTTCGCTGTACCGCCTCGGCCTGAAGAGCTTCTTCGAGGAAGGCCGCTCGCTGGCCCAGATCTCGCACCCGTCGGTGGTGAGCGTTCTCAATTTCTTTCGCGAGAACGAAACCGTCTACATGGTGATGAACTACCTGGAGGGCGCGACCCTGCAGGACTTCATCATCACCGCGCGCGAGCTGAAGAAGCAGAAGGTGTTTCGCGAGTCGACGATCCGCTCGCTGTACGACGAGATCCTGCGCGGCTTGCGCATCGTGCACCAGCACAAGATGCTGCACCTCGATATCAAGCCGGCGAACGTGTTCATCACCGACGACAACAAGGCCGTGATGATCGACTTCGGCGCCGCGCGCGAGGTGCTGAGCAAGGAAGGCAACTTCATCCGTCCGATGTACACGCCGGGCTTTGCCGCGCCCGAGATGTACCGGCGCGATTCGTCGATGGGGCCGTGGACCGACATCTACGCGATCGGTGCCTGCATCTACGCCTGCATGCAGGGCTATCCGCCGAACGACGCGCCGCAGCGGCTCGAGAAGGACCGGCTCGGGCTGGCGTTGTCAAGGCTGCGCGGCGTCTACTCGGACAACCTGATCGAGGTGGTCGAGTGGTGCATGTCGCTCGATCCGCTGTCGCGGCCGCAGTCGGTGTTCGCGCTGCAGAAGGAACTCAGCCGCGAGAACGAACGGCGCTACACCAAGCTGACCGTCGGCGAGAAGATGCGGCTGCAGCTCGACAGCATCGTCACCGACACCAAGAAGAACCTGCGTAACGTGACGGTGTTCGGCGCCCGGACCAAATGA
- a CDS encoding UPF0701 protein YicC, whose product MTGFASAQRSADAASTQGDGAARLGIEIRSVNGRFLDLGFRLPEELRRSEPALRELLTARLRRGKVELRAAVEDGAGAALPEVSPRQLQRLASLQDSVRSWLPDAVPLGVADAIRLSAIGSAHEVDWAAVLPELTAQALDALLAAREREGARLVAMLRANLGQLRDLARQARPLVPELVQQQRNRFLDRWREAMALAEGSTLPEAAEERALTEAAAYAMRIDVAEELTRLESHLDEIERLLAAGGEVGKRLDFLIQELHREANTLGSKAAALELTRISVEMKVLIEQMREQVQNIE is encoded by the coding sequence ATGACCGGCTTCGCAAGCGCGCAACGGAGCGCCGACGCAGCGAGTACGCAAGGGGACGGCGCCGCACGGCTCGGCATCGAAATCCGCTCGGTCAACGGCCGCTTTCTCGACCTCGGTTTCAGGCTGCCGGAGGAACTGCGCCGCTCGGAGCCCGCGCTGCGCGAACTGCTCACTGCGCGGCTGCGGCGCGGCAAGGTCGAACTGCGCGCTGCCGTCGAGGACGGTGCCGGCGCCGCGCTGCCCGAGGTCTCGCCGCGGCAGCTGCAGCGCCTCGCCAGCCTGCAGGACAGCGTGCGCAGCTGGCTGCCCGACGCCGTGCCGCTCGGCGTGGCCGACGCGATCCGGTTGTCGGCGATCGGCAGCGCGCATGAAGTCGATTGGGCCGCGGTGCTCCCCGAACTGACCGCACAGGCACTGGACGCTCTGCTCGCGGCGCGCGAACGCGAGGGCGCACGTCTGGTGGCAATGCTGCGCGCCAATCTCGGACAGTTGCGCGATCTGGCGCGGCAGGCGCGTCCGCTCGTGCCCGAGCTGGTGCAGCAGCAGCGCAACCGGTTTCTGGACCGTTGGCGCGAGGCGATGGCGCTGGCCGAAGGCAGCACGCTGCCCGAGGCGGCCGAGGAGCGTGCGCTGACCGAAGCCGCGGCCTACGCGATGCGTATCGACGTCGCCGAGGAACTGACCCGGCTCGAATCGCATCTGGACGAGATCGAGCGCCTGCTCGCCGCCGGCGGCGAGGTCGGCAAGCGGCTCGATTTCCTGATCCAGGAACTGCACCGCGAAGCGAACACGCTGGGTTCTAAAGCGGCGGCACTGGAACTCACCCGGATCTCGGTCGAGATGAAGGTGCTGATCGAGCAGATGCGCGAACAGGTGCAGAACATCGAGTGA
- a CDS encoding Guanylate kinase: MDFPGNLFVVAAPSGAGKSSLVNALMELDARVHASVSHTTRAPRGQEKHGREYYFVSEQEFDAMVRANAFVEWAEVHGARYGTSRKAIEERIAQGADVMLEIDFQGALQIRQTFANAVLIFILPPNWDELRARLERRGEDTPETIELRLKNAQLEVAHVRSFDFVIINELFELALFDLKAIVHAQRLKVSAQRRARAATFESLHIP, encoded by the coding sequence ATGGACTTTCCGGGCAATCTGTTCGTGGTCGCGGCGCCCAGCGGGGCCGGAAAGTCCAGCCTCGTGAACGCGCTGATGGAACTCGATGCGCGGGTGCATGCTTCGGTGTCGCACACCACGCGCGCGCCGCGCGGACAGGAGAAGCACGGCCGCGAATACTATTTCGTGTCCGAGCAGGAGTTCGACGCAATGGTGCGCGCCAATGCCTTCGTCGAGTGGGCCGAGGTGCACGGCGCACGTTACGGGACCTCGCGCAAGGCGATCGAGGAGCGCATCGCGCAGGGCGCCGACGTGATGCTGGAGATCGATTTCCAGGGCGCGCTGCAGATTCGGCAGACTTTCGCGAACGCGGTGCTGATCTTCATCCTGCCGCCGAACTGGGACGAACTGCGCGCCCGCCTCGAGCGGCGCGGCGAAGACACTCCCGAGACGATCGAACTGCGGCTGAAGAACGCGCAGCTCGAGGTCGCCCATGTGCGCTCGTTCGACTTCGTTATAATCAACGAGTTATTCGAGCTTGCGCTGTTCGACCTCAAGGCGATCGTCCACGCACAGCGGCTCAAGGTTTCGGCGCAGCGCCGCGCACGGGCCGCGACCTTCGAATCGCTGCACATCCCCTAG
- a CDS encoding DNA-directed RNA polymerase omega subunit, translating to MARITVEDCLEQIPNRFQLVLAATYRARMLSQGHAPKIDSRNKPGVTALREIAAGKIGLEMLRKVPS from the coding sequence ATGGCCCGCATCACCGTCGAAGACTGCCTGGAACAGATCCCGAACCGCTTCCAGCTGGTGTTGGCCGCGACCTACCGCGCCCGCATGTTGAGCCAGGGCCATGCGCCGAAGATCGACAGCCGGAACAAGCCGGGCGTGACCGCGCTGCGCGAAATCGCGGCCGGCAAGATCGGCCTCGAGATGCTGCGCAAGGTGCCGAGCTGA
- a CDS encoding guanosine-3',5'-bis(diphosphate) 3'-pyrophosphohydrolase (GTP pyrophosphokinase, (p)ppGpp synthetase II): MGAVMKPHPAQGSAPAGLNPGEASVAAANAAAASFAALTASLGYLEPAEVEQVRQAYRFADQAHLGQLRNNGEPYITHPIAVATQCAEWKLDAQALMAALLHDAMEDCGVTKTDLIERFGAPVAELVDGLTKLDKLQFTTREENQAESFRKMLLAMARDVRVILIKLADRTHNMRTLSDVPRIKWHRIASETLEIYAPIAHRLGLNQTYRELQDLSFSHLLPWRYQVLAKAVAKARSRGRDLIQKVQMEVEAVFAAAAMPMRIAGREKSLYSIYRKMREKHLSFAQVTDIYGFRLILPDIPDCYKALGVLHQLYKPVPGKFKDHIAIAKLNGYQSLHTTLVGPSGVNIEFQLRTEGMNVVAESGVAAHWLYKAGNSGDANSGLGSQWLQSLLEIQYETHDAAEFWDHVKVDLFPDAVYVFTPKSQIMALPRGATVVDFAYAIHSDVGDRTVAAKINGEQVPLRTELKNGDVIEVIAAPVSNPNPAWLGFVRTGRARSRIRHHLKTLARAESQGLGEKLLTQALRAEGIEKLPGNDAAHQEIWDKLLRFTGSRSREELLTDLGLGKRIASIVAKRLMTLLREGGEKRNAVLMTRERYTAHDHVSQGAITLDGSQSASVQYAPCCRPVPGDDIVGYLGRGEGLLVHRSECANAKRLQHRDSERFITVVWADEPTRTFETGIVTTVHNGKGVLARIAAALAAAEADITHIDMADGVATGAAADLRFLIAVRDRAHLEAVLRHLRHTASVLKVVRAMPAA; the protein is encoded by the coding sequence ATGGGTGCCGTGATGAAGCCGCACCCGGCTCAAGGTTCGGCGCCGGCCGGCCTGAATCCGGGTGAAGCGAGTGTGGCAGCCGCGAACGCCGCGGCCGCCAGCTTTGCCGCGCTTACCGCGAGCCTCGGCTATCTGGAACCGGCCGAGGTGGAACAGGTCCGGCAGGCGTACCGGTTCGCCGACCAGGCGCACCTCGGTCAGCTTCGCAACAACGGCGAACCCTACATCACGCACCCGATCGCGGTCGCCACGCAGTGCGCCGAATGGAAGCTCGATGCGCAGGCGCTGATGGCCGCGCTGCTGCACGACGCGATGGAGGACTGCGGCGTCACCAAGACCGACCTGATCGAGCGCTTCGGCGCGCCGGTGGCCGAACTCGTCGACGGCCTCACCAAGCTCGACAAGCTGCAGTTCACCACGCGCGAGGAGAACCAGGCCGAGTCGTTCCGCAAGATGCTGCTGGCGATGGCGCGCGACGTGCGCGTGATCCTGATCAAGCTCGCCGACCGCACGCACAACATGCGCACGCTGTCGGACGTGCCGCGCATCAAGTGGCACCGGATCGCATCCGAGACGCTCGAAATCTACGCACCGATCGCGCACCGGCTTGGGCTGAACCAGACCTACCGCGAATTGCAGGATCTGTCGTTCAGCCATCTGCTCCCGTGGCGCTACCAGGTGCTGGCGAAGGCGGTCGCGAAAGCGCGCAGCCGCGGACGCGACCTGATCCAGAAGGTGCAAATGGAGGTGGAAGCGGTGTTCGCCGCGGCCGCCATGCCGATGCGCATTGCCGGGCGCGAGAAAAGCCTGTATTCGATCTACCGCAAGATGCGCGAGAAGCACCTGAGCTTTGCCCAGGTAACCGACATCTACGGCTTTCGCCTGATCCTGCCGGACATCCCGGACTGCTACAAGGCGCTCGGGGTGCTGCACCAGCTGTACAAGCCGGTGCCGGGCAAGTTCAAGGACCATATCGCGATCGCCAAGCTGAACGGCTACCAGTCGCTGCACACCACGCTGGTCGGGCCGTCGGGCGTGAATATCGAGTTCCAGCTGCGCACCGAGGGCATGAACGTGGTCGCCGAATCGGGGGTCGCCGCGCACTGGTTGTACAAGGCCGGCAATTCGGGCGATGCGAACTCGGGGCTCGGATCGCAATGGCTGCAGTCGCTGCTCGAGATCCAGTACGAAACCCATGATGCGGCGGAGTTCTGGGACCATGTGAAGGTCGACCTGTTCCCCGACGCGGTCTACGTGTTCACGCCCAAGAGCCAGATCATGGCGTTGCCGCGCGGTGCGACCGTCGTCGACTTCGCCTATGCGATCCACAGCGACGTCGGCGACCGCACCGTGGCGGCGAAGATCAATGGCGAGCAGGTGCCGCTGCGCACCGAGTTGAAGAACGGCGACGTAATCGAAGTCATCGCCGCCCCGGTCTCTAACCCGAATCCGGCCTGGCTCGGCTTTGTGCGCACCGGCCGCGCGCGCTCCAGAATCCGGCATCACCTGAAGACGCTGGCGCGCGCCGAATCGCAAGGCTTGGGCGAAAAGCTGTTGACGCAGGCGCTGCGCGCCGAAGGCATCGAAAAGCTGCCCGGCAACGACGCCGCGCATCAGGAAATCTGGGACAAGTTGCTGCGCTTCACCGGAAGCCGCAGCCGTGAGGAGTTGCTGACCGATCTCGGCCTGGGCAAGCGGATCGCCAGCATCGTGGCCAAACGGCTGATGACGCTTCTCAGGGAAGGTGGCGAAAAGCGCAACGCGGTGCTGATGACGCGCGAGCGCTACACCGCGCACGACCACGTATCGCAGGGCGCCATCACGCTGGACGGCAGCCAGAGCGCATCGGTCCAGTACGCGCCCTGCTGCCGGCCGGTCCCGGGGGACGACATCGTCGGCTACCTCGGCCGCGGCGAAGGCCTGCTGGTGCACCGCAGCGAATGCGCAAACGCGAAGCGGCTACAACATCGTGATAGTGAGCGCTTCATTACCGTGGTCTGGGCGGACGAGCCCACGCGCACTTTCGAAACCGGCATCGTCACCACGGTGCACAACGGCAAGGGCGTGCTCGCGCGGATCGCCGCCGCGCTGGCCGCCGCCGAGGCGGACATCACCCACATCGACATGGCGGACGGCGTTGCCACCGGTGCCGCGGCTGATCTGCGCTTTCTGATCGCGGTGCGCGACCGTGCGCATCTCGAAGCGGTGCTGCGCCACCTGCGGCACACCGCGTCGGTGCTGAAGGTGGTGCGGGCGATGCCGGCGGCCTGA
- a CDS encoding Transcription elongation factor GreB yields MNKAFTRESDADDDDAPAPAPLPQGTKNYITPDGYARLRAELLHLMDEERPQVVEAVHWAARNGDRSENGDYLYGKRRLREIDRRIRFLTKRLEIAEVTDPSAHHGSDQVFFGATVTFADASGAEHSITILGIDEADSSAGQVSWIAPIARALLRAREGDVVKLMTPGGMQEIEVLTVRYPAPAAG; encoded by the coding sequence ATGAACAAGGCTTTCACCAGAGAGTCGGATGCGGACGACGACGATGCGCCGGCCCCTGCGCCGCTGCCTCAGGGCACCAAGAACTACATCACGCCGGACGGCTACGCCAGGTTGCGCGCCGAGTTGCTGCACCTGATGGACGAGGAGCGGCCGCAGGTGGTCGAGGCGGTGCACTGGGCGGCGCGCAATGGCGATCGGTCCGAGAACGGCGACTACCTGTACGGAAAGAGGCGCCTGCGCGAAATCGACCGGCGCATTCGCTTCCTCACCAAACGCCTGGAAATTGCCGAGGTGACCGACCCTAGCGCGCACCACGGCAGCGACCAGGTGTTCTTCGGCGCAACCGTCACGTTTGCGGATGCGTCGGGCGCCGAGCATTCGATCACGATCCTCGGCATCGACGAGGCGGACAGTTCCGCGGGCCAAGTGAGCTGGATTGCGCCGATCGCGCGGGCGCTGCTTCGCGCGCGCGAAGGCGACGTCGTCAAACTGATGACGCCCGGGGGTATGCAGGAGATTGAAGTGCTGACGGTCCGCTATCCGGCGCCTGCCGCGGGCTGA
- a CDS encoding C39 family peptidase, with translation MRLIFLAALVAAGACHAQQATVPPRVSIPNFDDGSFSVPVTSIKRARVATTLLQQYDFSCGSAALATLLTYQYDYPVTERAVFDEMFAYGDKAQIEREGFSLLDMKRYLAAHGFEADGFNQPLDKLLEARLPAIVLINQRGYHHFVVIKGLDAQRVLIGDPASGTRAMPRSEFAKIWEGHLLFVIHNRMDKAKFNLAVDWRVAPRGPLDTGVNRTGLTAGSLPKLGPGDF, from the coding sequence ATGCGTCTGATCTTCCTGGCCGCACTGGTCGCTGCTGGCGCCTGTCACGCGCAGCAGGCCACCGTGCCGCCGCGTGTCAGCATCCCGAACTTCGATGACGGCAGCTTTTCGGTGCCGGTCACGAGCATCAAGCGGGCGCGGGTGGCGACCACGCTGCTGCAGCAATACGATTTCAGTTGCGGATCGGCGGCGCTGGCGACGCTGCTTACCTACCAGTACGACTATCCGGTCACCGAACGCGCGGTGTTCGACGAGATGTTCGCCTACGGCGACAAGGCGCAGATCGAGCGCGAGGGCTTTTCGCTGCTCGACATGAAGCGCTACTTGGCCGCGCACGGATTCGAGGCCGACGGTTTCAACCAGCCGCTGGACAAGCTGCTCGAAGCGCGACTGCCGGCGATCGTGCTGATCAACCAGCGCGGCTACCATCATTTCGTCGTGATCAAGGGTCTGGACGCTCAGCGCGTGCTGATCGGCGACCCGGCGAGCGGAACGCGGGCGATGCCCCGCTCCGAGTTCGCAAAGATTTGGGAGGGCCATCTGCTGTTCGTCATCCACAACAGGATGGACAAGGCGAAGTTCAATCTGGCGGTCGACTGGCGCGTTGCGCCGCGTGGCCCGCTGGATACGGGAGTGAACAGAACGGGGCTGACCGCGGGGTCGTTACCCAAGCTCGGCCCGGGAGATTTCTGA